In Phreatobacter stygius, a genomic segment contains:
- a CDS encoding response regulator transcription factor produces the protein MRLLLVEDDVPLATEIVARLCAERYVVDVSRDGEDALHQATTGSYGAVILDLGLPKLDGVSVLSRMRSGGIATPVLVLTARDRLADKAAAFRAGADDYVTKPFRIEELLLRLDALIRRTAGHASPRVSLGAVTVDTVTGTVELEGVPVRLTALETRVLSFLVHRPGQVVSRSELTDHVYDHDSDRDFNSLEVIVSRLRRKLGAELIETVRGAGYRLRRGGAGNALA, from the coding sequence ATGCGCCTGCTGCTGGTCGAAGACGATGTGCCTCTCGCAACCGAGATCGTCGCCCGGCTGTGTGCCGAGCGTTATGTCGTCGACGTCAGCCGCGACGGCGAGGACGCGCTGCATCAGGCGACGACCGGCTCCTATGGCGCGGTCATCCTGGATCTCGGCCTGCCGAAACTCGACGGTGTCAGCGTGCTGTCGCGCATGCGTTCGGGCGGCATCGCAACCCCGGTGCTGGTGCTGACCGCGCGCGACCGGCTGGCCGACAAGGCCGCAGCCTTCCGAGCCGGCGCCGACGACTATGTCACCAAGCCGTTCCGCATCGAGGAGTTGCTGCTGCGCCTCGACGCGCTGATCAGACGCACCGCGGGACATGCCTCGCCGCGGGTCAGCCTCGGCGCTGTCACGGTCGATACGGTGACCGGCACGGTGGAGCTGGAAGGCGTGCCGGTCCGGCTCACCGCGCTCGAAACACGCGTGCTGAGCTTCCTGGTCCATCGGCCCGGCCAGGTCGTCTCCCGGTCGGAACTGACCGATCACGTCTATGACCATGACAGTGATCGCGACTTCAACTCGCTCGAGGTCATCGTCAGCCGCTTGCGCCGCAAGCTCGGCGCCGAGCTGATCGAAACCGTCAGGGGTGCGGGCTATCGGCTGAGGCGTGGGGGAGCCGGGAATGCGCTCGCTTGA
- a CDS encoding type VI secretion system-associated protein TagO has translation MAKSGIIALAAAALLGSNTIGAAQDETRAALGRCAAIAADADRLKCFDQLARPVPPASGSAPIWEVQTEISPVDDSRIVNVTQKPVEPWGEQRVALTIRCFEGQTSLSVSRDSLLAVGRTAKVIVRIDRQPATEGQWTIATTSQEAILPENAIGFLRALPSTGRLFIRVEGVRNLRFEGTFRLEGVNEIRRTVGEACRWPPPSASRPPAGR, from the coding sequence ATGGCAAAGTCCGGGATCATTGCTCTCGCCGCCGCGGCACTCCTTGGAAGCAACACGATTGGCGCGGCGCAGGACGAGACCCGCGCGGCGCTCGGCCGTTGCGCCGCCATCGCCGCGGATGCGGATCGGCTCAAATGTTTCGACCAGCTCGCGCGGCCGGTGCCGCCGGCATCCGGCAGCGCTCCGATCTGGGAGGTTCAGACCGAGATATCGCCGGTCGACGACAGCCGCATCGTCAATGTCACACAGAAGCCGGTCGAGCCCTGGGGCGAGCAGCGCGTCGCCCTGACTATCCGCTGTTTCGAGGGCCAGACGAGCCTGTCGGTGTCGCGCGACTCGCTGCTGGCGGTCGGACGTACCGCCAAGGTGATCGTCCGGATCGACCGCCAACCGGCCACCGAAGGCCAGTGGACCATCGCGACCACGTCGCAGGAGGCCATCCTGCCCGAAAACGCCATCGGCTTTCTCCGGGCGCTGCCAAGCACCGGGCGGCTGTTCATCCGGGTCGAGGGCGTGCGCAACCTGCGCTTCGAAGGCACCTTCCGGTTGGAGGGCGTGAACGAGATCCGCCGTACTGTCGGCGAAGCCTGCCGGTGGCCGCCACCGAGCGCCAGCCGGCCGCCCGCCGGACGATAG
- a CDS encoding autotransporter outer membrane beta-barrel domain-containing protein has product MGRSQAKVSLAVSVLSGTVLLSGGSPFPFVRTALAACDNLTPGSNQTATCASPGADPVVAQPGSTNVTVTITPTGGLTVPGNHGVQIRGQSQVINSGAITVSGVGFHGIVTTGNANTLTNNGTVTASGAGGFGVLMGGSGTLTNNAGATISSQLATGVVINGIGTVVNNGTITGSGGPGITFNNNLNGNSLTNSGTINGNGVLFAGVPTAVQFGAGRDRVTMLSGDINGHVDQGDGIDDFTMSGGTVRSLDQSGELDTFTMSGGRIIGGFYNGDFVTMTGGRIGFVELNQANNVMTMSGGTVDGDVTATSGNDTLRLSGGAIGGQVRFGSGNNVFEITGGSIGNGILTTFGADTLTWDGGGTVTGAIALGLGNDTATLRNLTPALLAPTTLFDGGAGTDTLTFDRTEATGVGRFQNWEAVNLTNGSRVTLDTNLRLGDAGTLTGTAAIDATSTLFAGNGVNPQIQSFSPGQLVTVTNAGTIDLTNGGAGAANSLTVVGNYVGNGGRLNLRTVLGADGSASDKLVISGGAATGNTGIGITNLGGSGALTLVDGIMVVQAVNGGSTASGAFGLAGPVAAGAFEYFLFKSGVTAGTTENWYLRSTLVAPPPVPPGDPVPPPPEPAPGTPPLPPAPPPGAAPIVLYRPEVALQSAVPPMALHMGLAALGTFHERQGEQAILTGNGQATAMWGRVYGQQQSQSWQGTVSPSFSGSITGIQAGFDLYAIERDNGHRDRFGVFAGYTRAEGRIRGYAIGFADASVGRLGLDGYSLGAYWTHLGPTNWYIDSVLMATLLNGRPASDRGIGADVSGRLFTASVEAGYPIPLGAGITLEPQAQLIWQHLSFDRTRDAFSTINFGEGSSFTGRIGGRLTSQFQMNGIQWMPYLRANLWHDFSRNQNVAFDADLISTTLGGTSLELGGGLVARVNTMTSLYASADYTTGLGSRRQAVKGRLGLRITW; this is encoded by the coding sequence ATGGGGCGATCGCAGGCTAAGGTTTCACTGGCCGTTTCGGTGTTGTCGGGAACGGTCTTGCTGTCTGGCGGCAGCCCCTTTCCATTCGTCCGGACGGCACTCGCCGCCTGTGACAACCTTACACCCGGCTCCAACCAGACCGCGACCTGCGCCTCGCCCGGCGCAGATCCGGTTGTTGCCCAGCCGGGCAGCACCAATGTGACGGTCACCATAACGCCAACCGGCGGCCTGACCGTGCCGGGCAATCACGGCGTGCAGATCCGCGGCCAGAGCCAGGTGATCAATTCCGGTGCGATCACGGTGAGCGGCGTCGGCTTTCATGGCATCGTGACCACCGGCAACGCCAATACCCTGACCAACAACGGAACCGTCACGGCCAGCGGTGCCGGTGGCTTCGGCGTTCTGATGGGCGGTTCGGGCACGCTGACCAACAATGCCGGGGCGACCATCTCGAGCCAGTTGGCCACGGGCGTGGTGATCAATGGCATCGGCACTGTCGTCAACAACGGCACCATCACCGGCAGCGGCGGCCCGGGCATCACTTTCAACAATAATCTCAACGGCAACAGCCTGACCAATTCGGGCACGATCAACGGCAATGGCGTGCTGTTCGCCGGCGTGCCGACCGCCGTGCAGTTCGGGGCCGGCAGGGACCGCGTCACCATGTTGTCCGGCGACATCAATGGCCATGTCGACCAGGGCGATGGCATCGACGATTTCACCATGAGCGGCGGCACCGTGCGCTCGCTCGACCAGAGCGGTGAGCTCGACACCTTCACCATGTCGGGCGGACGTATCATCGGCGGTTTTTACAATGGCGACTTCGTCACCATGACCGGCGGCCGCATCGGCTTCGTCGAGCTCAACCAGGCGAACAACGTCATGACCATGTCCGGCGGCACGGTCGACGGCGATGTCACGGCGACATCGGGCAACGACACGCTCCGGCTATCCGGCGGCGCGATCGGCGGTCAGGTCCGGTTCGGCAGTGGCAACAATGTCTTCGAGATCACCGGCGGATCAATCGGCAACGGCATCCTGACGACGTTCGGCGCGGACACGCTGACCTGGGACGGCGGCGGCACGGTGACCGGAGCGATCGCGCTCGGCCTGGGCAACGATACCGCGACGCTGCGCAACCTGACGCCCGCGCTGCTGGCCCCGACCACACTTTTCGACGGCGGCGCCGGCACGGACACCCTGACCTTCGACAGGACCGAGGCGACCGGCGTCGGCCGCTTCCAGAACTGGGAAGCGGTGAACCTCACCAACGGGTCGCGCGTGACCCTCGACACCAATCTGCGCCTCGGCGACGCTGGCACGCTCACCGGCACGGCCGCGATCGACGCGACGAGCACCCTGTTCGCGGGCAATGGGGTCAACCCGCAGATCCAGTCGTTCAGCCCCGGCCAATTGGTAACCGTCACCAATGCCGGCACCATCGATCTCACCAATGGCGGAGCCGGTGCCGCCAACAGCCTGACGGTCGTTGGCAATTATGTCGGCAATGGCGGCCGGCTGAACCTCAGGACCGTGCTTGGCGCCGACGGATCGGCGTCCGACAAGCTGGTCATTTCCGGCGGCGCGGCGACCGGCAATACCGGCATCGGTATCACCAATCTCGGCGGCTCGGGCGCGCTGACGCTGGTCGACGGCATCATGGTCGTCCAGGCGGTCAACGGCGGCAGCACGGCGAGCGGCGCCTTCGGGCTGGCCGGCCCGGTGGCGGCCGGCGCCTTCGAATATTTCCTGTTCAAGAGCGGCGTCACGGCAGGCACGACGGAGAACTGGTACCTGCGCTCGACCCTGGTCGCGCCGCCGCCGGTGCCGCCGGGCGACCCGGTCCCTCCGCCGCCGGAACCGGCGCCCGGCACCCCGCCATTGCCGCCCGCGCCGCCGCCCGGCGCCGCGCCGATCGTGCTGTACCGGCCGGAGGTGGCGCTTCAGTCGGCGGTGCCGCCCATGGCGCTGCATATGGGCCTCGCCGCCCTCGGCACCTTCCACGAGCGCCAGGGCGAACAGGCCATCCTGACCGGCAATGGCCAGGCCACCGCCATGTGGGGCCGGGTCTATGGCCAGCAGCAGAGCCAGAGCTGGCAAGGTACGGTTTCGCCCTCGTTCAGCGGCAGCATTACCGGCATCCAGGCTGGCTTCGACCTCTATGCCATCGAGCGTGACAACGGCCATCGCGATCGCTTCGGCGTGTTCGCGGGCTACACCCGCGCCGAAGGCCGTATCCGCGGTTATGCCATCGGTTTTGCCGATGCGTCGGTCGGACGGCTGGGCCTCGACGGTTACAGCCTCGGCGCCTATTGGACCCATCTCGGGCCGACCAACTGGTATATCGACAGCGTGCTGATGGCGACGCTGCTCAATGGCCGGCCGGCGTCCGACCGGGGCATCGGGGCCGATGTCTCGGGCCGGCTGTTCACCGCGTCGGTCGAGGCCGGCTACCCCATCCCGCTCGGCGCCGGGATCACGCTCGAACCGCAAGCCCAGCTGATCTGGCAGCACCTGTCGTTCGACCGCACGCGCGATGCCTTCTCGACGATCAATTTCGGCGAGGGCTCGTCGTTCACCGGCCGGATCGGCGGGCGGCTGACCAGCCAGTTCCAGATGAACGGCATCCAATGGATGCCCTATCTGAGGGCCAATCTCTGGCACGACTTCAGTCGCAACCAGAACGTCGCCTTCGACGCCGATCTGATCTCGACGACGCTCGGCGGCACTTCGCTGGAACTCGGCGGCGGCCTTGTCGCCCGGGTCAATACGATGACCAGCCTCTATGCCTCGGCGGACTACACCACTGGCCTCGGCTCACGCCGCCAGGCGGTCAAGGGGCGCCTCGGCCTGCGCATCACCTGGTAG
- a CDS encoding DMT family protein → MSVQQLMPIGFLIISNVFMTFAWYGHLKFQNQPLTIVIVASWAIAFVEYCFAVPANRFGHSVYSAAELKTMQEVITLVVFSIFSVFYLGESITANHLVGFALICLGAFFIFKGPIG, encoded by the coding sequence ATGTCCGTCCAGCAGCTCATGCCGATCGGATTTCTGATCATTTCCAATGTCTTCATGACTTTTGCCTGGTACGGGCATCTGAAATTCCAGAACCAGCCGTTGACCATCGTCATCGTGGCGAGCTGGGCCATCGCCTTTGTCGAATATTGCTTCGCGGTGCCAGCCAACCGCTTCGGCCATTCCGTCTATAGCGCGGCCGAACTGAAGACCATGCAGGAGGTGATCACGCTGGTCGTCTTCTCCATATTCTCGGTTTTTTATCTCGGCGAAAGCATCACCGCCAACCATCTTGTCGGCTTCGCACTGATCTGCCTCGGAGCCTTCTTCATCTTCAAGGGCCCGATCGGTTGA